A window of the Hordeum vulgare subsp. vulgare chromosome 5H, MorexV3_pseudomolecules_assembly, whole genome shotgun sequence genome harbors these coding sequences:
- the LOC123399068 gene encoding GDSL esterase/lipase At5g55050-like → MVGARVVACCSLSIMAFMAAAVNAGSVPAVYVFGDSLADVGNNNHLLTPIMADFSHNGIDYPGRKATGRFSNGKNSADFLADKLGLATSPPYLALSSSSNANYVNGVNFASGGAGVSNATNKNKCITLDKQIDYYCGVYASLARSLGQADAATHLAKSIFTITIGSNDIIHYAKANPAATPSQQQRYVDALILTLSGQLQSLYNLGARKVLFLGTGPVGCTPSLREMSSTKVCNVVANAMAVQYNKAAEGVLSGMAVQHPDLHYALFDTSAALLRYIDQPAEYGFVEAKAACCGLGDMRAKIACTPLSSYCANRSAHVFWDFYHPTEATTQKLTDTVFDGSAPFIFPINVRQLSAI, encoded by the exons ATGGTGGGTGCCAGAGTAGTCGCTTGTTGCTCCTTGTCCATCATGGCTTTCATGGCGGCCGCGGTGAATGCGGGGTCCGTGCCGGCGGTGTACGTGTTCGGAGACTCTTTGGCGGATGTGGGAAACAACAACCATCTGTTGACGCCGATCATGGCGGACTTCTCGCACAACGGCATCGATTACCCGGGGAGGAAGGCCACCGGTCGCTTCAGCAACGGCAAGAACTCCGCCGACTTCCTAG CCGACAAGCTCGGGCTAGCAACATCGCCACCGTACCTGGCCCTGTCCTCAAGCAGCAATGCCAACTACGTGAACGGCGTCAACTTCGCTTCCGGTGGCGCAGGAGTCTCTAACGCCACAAACAAGAACAAGTGCATCACCTTGGACAAGCAGATCGATTACTACTGTGGCGTGTACGCGTCCCTGGCGCGCAGCCTCGGGCAGGCCGATGCCGCAACCCACCTGGCGAAGTCCATCTTCACCATTACTATCGGCAGCAACGACATCATCCACTACGCCAAGGCCAACCCCGCCGCCACACCCTCCCAACAACAGCGGTACGTCGACGCGCTCATCCTGACCCTCTCGGGCCAGCTGCAGAGCCTCTACAACCTCGGCGCGCGCAAGGTGCTGTTCCTCGGCACGGGGCCGGTGGGATGCACCCCGTCGCTACGGGAGATGAGCTCCACCAAGGTCTGCAACGTCGTGGCGAACGCCATGGCCGTGCAGTACAACAAGGCGGCCGAGGGCGTGCTGAGCGGCATGGCCGTGCAGCACCCGGACCTGCACTACGCGCTCTTCGACACCTCCGCCGCGCTGCTCCGCTACATCGACCAGCCGGCGGAGTACGGATTCGTTGAGGCCAAGGCGGCGTGCTGCGGCCTCGGGGACATGAGGGCCAAGATCGCCTGCACCCCTCTCAGCAGCTACTGCGCCAACAGGTCGGCCCACGTCTTCTGGGACTTCTACCACCCCACGGAGGCCACCACGCAGAAGCTTACCGACACTGTCTTCGACGGGTCTGCTCCCTTCATTTTCCCTATCAACGTAAGACAGCTCAGCGCTATATAG